A part of Prolixibacteraceae bacterium genomic DNA contains:
- a CDS encoding helix-turn-helix transcriptional regulator: MKKGYCPIDTFIQSIKGKRKGTIILHLFIEKRRYNELAKLMPDISERMLSKQLKELEEDLLIQKTIYPEVPPRVEYSLTNLGKEIQPVLKSMFRAGIHLEKQMEK; encoded by the coding sequence ATGAAAAAAGGATACTGCCCTATCGACACATTTATACAAAGCATTAAAGGAAAAAGAAAGGGTACGATCATCTTGCACCTTTTTATTGAAAAGCGACGATATAATGAACTCGCAAAACTAATGCCTGATATTAGCGAAAGGATGCTTTCAAAACAGCTTAAAGAACTTGAAGAGGATCTTTTGATACAAAAAACAATCTACCCAGAAGTACCTCCCAGAGTGGAATATAGCCTCACCAACCTAGGTAAAGAGATCCAACCAGTCCTCAAATCCATGTTTAGAGCAGGGATACATCTAGAAAAACAGATGGAAAAATAA
- a CDS encoding YhdH/YhfP family quinone oxidoreductase produces the protein MNLNNKTYRAFRVEEIEGNYQTSIKEMPHMDLEEGQVRVKVDYSSLNFKDALSSIGNKGVTRNYPHTPGIDAAGVVVESQSDAFKEGDAVIVTSYELGMSHPGGYAEYIQVPEGWVVPMPDGMTSRQAMVYGTAGFTAALSVYRLLQNGQKPEMGPVVVTGALGGVGSVASKILSHLGYEVIAANYQLTEDQDIKRIGATSQIDRAISDDTSGRPMLRTQWAGAIDVVGGNTLTTMLKGCQPLGSVTTCGNIGSGDFAMTVYPFILRGVSLLGVDSQNCPMSIRKEIWMLLANAWAVDFDEQLVSETSLDDLQQFIDIMLDKKSVGRVVVAIK, from the coding sequence ATGAATTTAAATAATAAGACATATCGTGCTTTTCGTGTTGAAGAGATAGAGGGTAATTATCAGACATCTATCAAAGAGATGCCTCATATGGATTTAGAAGAGGGACAAGTTAGAGTGAAGGTGGATTATAGCTCATTGAATTTTAAAGATGCACTCTCTTCGATTGGAAATAAAGGAGTAACAAGAAACTATCCTCATACTCCCGGTATTGATGCTGCGGGAGTGGTGGTTGAGAGTCAAAGTGATGCTTTTAAAGAGGGCGATGCGGTAATCGTAACAAGTTACGAGTTAGGCATGAGTCACCCTGGAGGTTATGCTGAGTATATTCAAGTGCCAGAAGGTTGGGTGGTACCGATGCCCGACGGAATGACTTCTCGCCAAGCGATGGTATATGGTACAGCTGGTTTTACTGCTGCACTTTCAGTCTATCGTCTCCTGCAGAATGGACAAAAACCAGAGATGGGGCCTGTAGTAGTCACTGGTGCTTTAGGTGGGGTGGGTAGTGTGGCCTCTAAAATTTTAAGCCACCTAGGCTATGAGGTGATTGCAGCCAACTATCAGCTGACAGAGGACCAGGATATTAAACGTATTGGAGCCACGTCTCAGATTGATCGTGCGATTTCGGATGATACCTCTGGGCGTCCTATGTTGAGAACACAGTGGGCTGGAGCTATTGATGTGGTTGGAGGAAATACATTAACCACCATGCTGAAAGGATGTCAGCCATTAGGAAGTGTGACTACGTGTGGGAATATTGGTTCTGGTGATTTTGCAATGACTGTCTATCCATTTATTTTGAGAGGGGTTTCACTTCTTGGTGTAGATTCGCAAAACTGTCCGATGTCTATTCGTAAAGAGATTTGGATGTTATTAGCCAATGCGTGGGCTGTCGATTTCGATGAGCAACTTGTCTCAGAGACATCTTTAGATGATTTGCAACAGTTTATTGATATTATGCTTGACAAGAAGAGTGTTGGTAGAGTGGTTGTCGCGATTAAATAA